From a region of the Solanum stenotomum isolate F172 chromosome 2, ASM1918654v1, whole genome shotgun sequence genome:
- the LOC125855167 gene encoding probable trehalose-phosphate phosphatase H produces the protein MTNQNVIISDPRSGFDSSHLSFSLAVPGPLPQPGRFIAVPAKKSFKNIDSTDTTRITALLDSMRASSPTRRSSETENLKSWIVHHPSALNMFDEIINSSKGKQIVVFLDYDGTLSPIVDDPDKAFMTSEMREAVKNTSKYFPTAIVSGRCRAKVFNFVKLSELYYAGSHGMDIKAPVKGRNYRKGNNQTVLCQPAREFLPMISEVYKSLVEKTKSIPGAKVENNKFCLSVHFRRVEEKRWTELAEQVKSVTKEYPRLRLTQGRKVLEIRPSIKWDKGNALEFLLESLGYANSNDVLPIYIGDDRTDEDAFKVLRDRGQGFGILVSKSPKETNATYSLQEPLEVMYFLNRLVEWKQSSLQQKYQKKTQR, from the exons ATGACTAATCAGAATGTGATAATTTCGGACCCGAGATCAGGATTCGACTCTTCACACTTATCATTTTCCCTGGCCGTTCCCGGTCCACTACCGCAGCCGGGGAGATTCATCGCTGTTCCAGCGAAGAAATCATTCAAAAATATTGATTCTACTGATACAACTAGAATCACTGCTTTACTTGATTCCATGAGAGCTTCTTCTCCAACTCGAAGATCCTCAGAAACTGAAAATCTCAAGTCCTGGATT GTTCATCATCCATCAGCTCTGAATATGTTCGATGAAATTATAAATTCTTCGAAAGGAAAACAAATTGTAGTGTTTTTGGATTATGATGGTACATTGTCTCCcattgttgatgatcctgataAAGCCTTCATGACTTCTGAG ATGAGGGAAGCAGTAAAAAACACATCAAAGTATTTTCCAACAGCAATAGTGAGTGGAAGATGCAGAGCAAAAGTGTttaattttgtgaaattatCAGAATTATATTATGCTGGAAGTCATGGAATGGACATTAAGGCGCCTGTTAAAGGGCGTAATTATAGAAAA GGAAATAATCAAACTGTACTCTGCCAACCTGCAAGAGAATTTTTACCCATGATTAGTGAg GTATATAAATCTTTAGTGGAGAAAACAAAATCTATACCAGGAGCTAAAGTGGAAAACAACAAATTTTGTTTATCCGTACATTTCCGTCGTGTTGAAGAAAAG AGATGGACTGAACTAGCTGAGCAAGTGAAATCAGTGACTAAGGAATACCCAAGGCTTCGATTAACTCAAGGAAGAAAG gTTTTGGAGATTCGTCCTAGTATTAAATGGGACAAGGGAAATGCACTCGAATTTTTGTTGGAATCATTAGGTTATGCAAATTCAAATGATGTTTTGCCTATTTATATTGGCGATGATCGAACTGATGAAGATGCTTTCAAG GTTTTGCGTGATAGAGGACAAGGCTTTGGAATATTAGTGTCCAAATCACCTAAAGAAACTAATGCTACTTACTCTTTACAAGAACCATTAGAg GTTATGTACTTTTTGAATCGTTTGGTGGAGTGGAAACAATCGTCCTTACAACAAAAGTATCAGAAGAAAACTCAACGCTGA